In one Microbacterium invictum genomic region, the following are encoded:
- the trpD gene encoding anthranilate phosphoribosyltransferase, with the protein MAELSSWPGVLTSLLDRRDLSVSESTWAMRQIMNGEATPAQIGGFLTALRAKGETVDEIVGFRDAILEAAVPLDVPADVLDIVGTGGDRFGTVNVSTMAAVVAAASGIPVVKHGNKAASSSSGSSDVLAALGIDLTLDPAAVAESLSRAGITFAFATAFHPGFRHAGPVRRELGVPTVFNFLGPLCNPARAEANAVGVASLDRVPLITGVFRTRGATALVFRGDDGLDELTTTGHSRLWEISLGDVHEHDLDPRDLGIPLADIDDLLGGQPDENAAVVRRVLGGESGPVRDIVLLNAAAGIVAYRLFRDPGQAGRPILERLSEARDVAAAAVDDGSAARKLDEWVTTSQALAGA; encoded by the coding sequence ATGGCGGAGCTCTCTTCATGGCCGGGTGTGCTGACGAGCCTGTTGGATCGGCGCGACCTCAGCGTGTCCGAATCGACATGGGCGATGCGTCAGATCATGAACGGCGAGGCGACGCCCGCGCAGATCGGCGGCTTCCTCACCGCCCTGCGGGCCAAGGGCGAGACCGTCGACGAGATCGTCGGTTTCCGCGACGCGATCCTCGAGGCCGCCGTGCCGCTCGACGTGCCCGCCGACGTCCTCGACATCGTCGGGACCGGCGGTGACAGGTTCGGCACGGTGAACGTCTCGACGATGGCCGCCGTCGTCGCCGCCGCATCCGGAATTCCCGTCGTCAAGCACGGAAACAAGGCCGCGAGCTCCTCGTCGGGGTCGTCGGACGTGCTCGCGGCCCTCGGCATCGATCTGACCCTCGACCCGGCCGCGGTGGCCGAGAGTCTTTCCCGCGCGGGGATCACCTTCGCCTTCGCAACGGCCTTCCACCCGGGATTCCGGCACGCCGGCCCCGTGCGGCGGGAGCTGGGCGTCCCGACGGTGTTCAACTTCCTCGGCCCGCTGTGCAACCCGGCACGCGCAGAGGCGAACGCCGTGGGTGTGGCGAGCCTCGATCGGGTGCCGCTCATCACGGGCGTCTTCCGCACCCGGGGGGCCACCGCGCTGGTCTTCCGCGGTGACGACGGATTGGACGAGCTCACCACGACCGGCCACAGCCGCCTGTGGGAGATCAGCCTCGGCGACGTGCACGAGCACGACCTCGATCCCCGGGATCTCGGCATCCCCCTCGCCGACATCGACGACCTGCTGGGCGGTCAGCCCGACGAGAACGCCGCCGTGGTGCGCCGCGTGCTCGGGGGTGAGAGCGGTCCGGTCCGAGACATCGTGCTGCTCAATGCCGCTGCCGGCATCGTCGCCTACCGACTCTTCCGCGACCCCGGGCAGGCGGGCCGTCCGATCCTCGAGCGGCTTTCAGAAGCCCGGGATGTCGCCGCGGCAGCCGTCGACGACGGCTCGGCCGCCCGCAAGCTCGACGAATGGGTCACGACCTCCCAGGCGCTCGCGGGGGCATGA
- a CDS encoding sodium-dependent transporter, with protein MTQNAPAAAARPREQWTGQVGFILSAIGSAVGLGNIWRFPGVAYENGGGAFLIPYLVALLTAGIPILFLDYALGHRFRGAAPTAFRRIGRSLGRFTESLGWFQVAIAFVIGLYYTAVIAWALSYFVFSFDLRWGDDPATFFQADFLQVGDPGLSLEFVPGVLIPLALVWIAAILVLAAGVAKGLQRANVIFLPVLIVAFLVLVVRALFLDGAAEGLNALFTPNWAALGDPNVWIAAYSQIFFSLSIAFGIMITYASYRRRRSNLTAPGLVVAFANSSFEILAGIGVFATLGFFAFQQGIEVSELEGLTGVGLSFITFPAIVSQMPGGPLFGCLFFGSLTLAGFTSLISVLQVVSAAFQEKFRLTPRAAAATVGSVSAVLSILLFSTTTGLLALDVTDQYANNVGIVASAVLTTILVIWVLRGGPELRYHLDAVSTFKVGRVWALLVGVLAPIVLAYMLIQRVVVLIVEGYGGLPPWYLAVFGWGTIAFLVVAAIVMSALKWRDSPDDFRAWPPFPPEGQPATRKERVR; from the coding sequence GTGACCCAGAACGCCCCCGCCGCAGCGGCGCGGCCCCGCGAGCAGTGGACCGGTCAGGTCGGCTTCATCCTCTCGGCGATCGGATCGGCCGTCGGCCTCGGCAACATCTGGCGCTTCCCGGGCGTCGCCTACGAGAACGGCGGCGGGGCGTTCCTCATCCCGTATCTCGTGGCGCTCCTGACCGCGGGCATACCGATCCTGTTCCTCGACTACGCTCTCGGGCACCGGTTCCGCGGCGCCGCGCCGACCGCGTTCCGCCGCATCGGTCGCTCGCTCGGCCGGTTCACCGAGTCGCTCGGCTGGTTCCAGGTGGCGATCGCCTTCGTGATCGGGCTCTACTACACCGCGGTGATCGCCTGGGCGCTGAGCTACTTCGTCTTCTCGTTCGACCTGCGGTGGGGCGATGACCCCGCCACCTTCTTCCAGGCCGACTTCCTCCAGGTCGGCGACCCCGGGCTGAGCCTGGAGTTCGTGCCCGGGGTGCTCATCCCCCTCGCTCTGGTCTGGATCGCGGCGATCCTCGTCCTCGCCGCCGGGGTGGCCAAGGGCCTGCAGCGGGCGAATGTCATCTTCCTGCCGGTCCTCATCGTCGCCTTCCTCGTGCTGGTGGTGCGGGCGCTGTTCCTCGACGGCGCCGCCGAGGGACTGAACGCCCTGTTCACCCCGAACTGGGCGGCGCTGGGCGACCCGAACGTGTGGATCGCGGCGTACAGCCAGATCTTCTTCTCGCTGTCGATCGCCTTCGGGATCATGATCACCTACGCCTCGTACCGCCGCCGGCGGTCGAACCTCACCGCCCCCGGCCTGGTGGTCGCGTTCGCGAACTCGTCGTTCGAGATCCTCGCCGGGATCGGAGTCTTCGCGACGCTGGGGTTCTTCGCCTTCCAGCAGGGCATCGAGGTCTCCGAGCTCGAGGGTCTGACCGGCGTGGGGCTGTCGTTCATCACGTTCCCCGCGATCGTGTCGCAGATGCCCGGTGGCCCGCTGTTCGGCTGCCTCTTCTTCGGCTCGCTCACCCTCGCCGGGTTCACGTCGCTGATCTCGGTGCTGCAGGTCGTCTCGGCGGCGTTCCAGGAGAAGTTCCGCCTGACCCCGCGCGCCGCGGCCGCCACGGTCGGCTCGGTGTCGGCGGTGCTGTCGATTCTGCTCTTCTCGACGACCACGGGGCTCCTCGCCCTCGATGTCACGGACCAGTACGCCAACAACGTCGGGATCGTCGCCTCGGCGGTGCTCACCACGATCCTGGTCATCTGGGTGCTGCGGGGCGGCCCCGAACTCCGCTACCACCTCGATGCGGTCTCCACCTTCAAGGTCGGGCGCGTCTGGGCGCTGCTCGTGGGCGTCCTGGCGCCGATCGTCCTGGCATACATGCTGATCCAGCGCGTCGTCGTGCTGATCGTCGAGGGGTACGGCGGACTCCCGCCGTGGTACCTGGCGGTGTTCGGCTGGGGGACGATCGCGTTCCTGGTCGTCGCGGCGATCGTGATGTCGGCGCTGAAGTGGCGGGACTCGCCCGACGACTTCCGGGCGTGGCCGCCGTTCCCCCCCGAGGGTCAGCCTGCGACACGGAAGGAGCGGGTGCGATGA
- a CDS encoding N-acetylneuraminate synthase family protein encodes MTVTIGTRVIGGGHPAYVIGEIGLNHNGDVEIAKRLIDVAADAGVDAVKFQKRTPEISTPEHMRDIPRETPWGTMSYLDYRRRVEFDRDQYIEISDHAILRGLEWFASPWDVPSVEFLEDLGVVAHKVASACLTDRALLSALRDTGKPVILSTGMSTMEQITGAVEVLGTDDLVLMHATSTYPMEPEEANLRMIPALRERFPGVPVGYSGHERGLQVSLAAVALGAVAVERHITLDRTMWGSDHAASLEPAGLQHLVRDIRIIEAALGDGVKRVYDSEQGPMAKLRRVAT; translated from the coding sequence ATGACCGTCACCATCGGCACCCGCGTCATCGGAGGCGGCCACCCCGCCTACGTCATCGGCGAGATCGGGCTCAACCACAACGGCGACGTCGAGATCGCCAAGCGCCTCATCGACGTCGCAGCGGACGCCGGCGTGGACGCGGTGAAGTTCCAGAAGCGCACCCCCGAGATCTCCACTCCCGAGCACATGCGAGACATCCCGCGCGAGACGCCCTGGGGCACGATGAGCTACCTCGACTACCGCCGGCGCGTCGAGTTCGACCGCGACCAGTACATCGAGATCTCCGACCACGCGATCCTGCGGGGTCTGGAGTGGTTCGCGTCACCGTGGGATGTGCCGAGCGTCGAATTCCTCGAGGACCTCGGCGTGGTCGCGCACAAGGTCGCCTCGGCGTGCCTCACCGATCGCGCGCTGCTGAGTGCCCTCCGCGACACCGGCAAGCCCGTCATCCTCTCCACGGGGATGTCGACGATGGAGCAGATCACCGGGGCGGTCGAGGTCCTCGGCACCGACGACCTCGTGCTGATGCACGCCACGTCGACGTACCCGATGGAGCCGGAGGAGGCCAACCTCCGCATGATCCCGGCCCTGCGCGAGCGGTTCCCGGGTGTTCCGGTGGGCTATTCGGGCCACGAGCGCGGACTGCAGGTCTCGCTCGCCGCGGTCGCACTCGGGGCCGTCGCTGTCGAGCGCCACATCACGCTCGACCGCACGATGTGGGGTTCGGACCACGCCGCCTCGCTCGAACCGGCCGGTCTTCAGCACCTCGTACGCGACATCCGGATCATCGAGGCCGCGCTCGGTGACGGCGTCAAGCGCGTGTACGACAGCGAGCAGGGCCCGATGGCCAAGCTCCGCCGCGTCGCGACGTGA
- a CDS encoding methionine/alanine import family NSS transporter small subunit, translated as MTGLAIAFLILSITIVWGGLVASILFLRSRPEPAEYPPGGVDDHREDIGPAERDT; from the coding sequence ATGACCGGCCTCGCCATCGCTTTCCTGATCCTGTCGATCACGATCGTCTGGGGAGGGCTGGTCGCCAGCATCCTGTTCCTTCGGTCGCGACCGGAACCGGCGGAGTATCCGCCGGGCGGGGTCGACGATCACCGCGAAGACATCGGTCCTGCCGAGCGCGACACCTGA
- a CDS encoding 5'-3' exonuclease — MPDRLMLLDSASLYFRAFYGVPDTVKAPDGTPVNAVRGFLDIIAKLVTTYKPTRLVACWDDDWRPQWRVDLIPSYKAHRVAEIVAGGHDVEEVPDPLEAQVPMIRATLDALRIPIVGAADYEADDVIGTLATTATVPVDIVTGDRDLFQLVNDERDVRVVYTARGMSNLDVITADVVTKKYGVRPDQYADFATLRGDSSDGLPGVSGVGEKTAASLLSQHDDLAGIVAAAKAGEGMSAGVRSKILAALPYLDVAPRVVEVARDLDLTVNGDELAALDAAATQAARELAERWALGGSMDRVLTAIGAESV, encoded by the coding sequence ATGCCGGATCGCCTGATGCTGCTCGACTCCGCGTCCCTGTACTTCCGCGCGTTCTACGGTGTCCCCGACACGGTCAAGGCGCCCGACGGGACACCGGTCAACGCGGTGCGCGGCTTCCTCGACATCATCGCCAAGCTCGTGACGACGTACAAGCCCACGCGCCTCGTCGCCTGCTGGGACGACGACTGGCGTCCGCAGTGGCGGGTCGACCTCATCCCCTCCTATAAGGCGCACCGGGTCGCCGAGATCGTGGCCGGCGGTCACGACGTCGAAGAGGTCCCTGATCCGCTCGAGGCCCAGGTTCCGATGATCCGCGCGACGCTCGACGCCCTGCGGATCCCCATCGTCGGGGCGGCGGACTACGAGGCGGATGATGTCATCGGCACGCTCGCCACAACGGCGACGGTACCGGTGGACATCGTGACCGGCGATCGGGATCTCTTCCAGCTCGTGAACGACGAGCGCGACGTGCGCGTCGTGTACACCGCCCGCGGCATGAGCAACCTCGACGTCATCACCGCCGACGTGGTGACGAAGAAGTACGGGGTGCGGCCCGATCAGTACGCGGACTTCGCGACCCTTCGAGGGGATTCGTCCGACGGGCTGCCCGGCGTCAGCGGCGTCGGCGAGAAGACGGCGGCGAGCCTGCTCTCGCAGCACGACGACCTCGCGGGCATCGTCGCAGCGGCAAAGGCCGGCGAGGGGATGTCCGCGGGCGTGCGATCGAAGATCCTCGCGGCGCTCCCCTACCTCGACGTCGCTCCGCGTGTCGTCGAGGTGGCGCGCGACCTCGATCTCACCGTGAACGGCGACGAACTCGCCGCCCTCGATGCCGCCGCGACGCAGGCCGCTCGCGAACTCGCGGAGCGCTGGGCGCTGGGCGGGTCGATGGACCGGGTCCTCACGGCGATCGGGGCCGAGAGCGTCTGA
- a CDS encoding PHP domain-containing protein: protein MNPHEALTEIARLLERERSSRYKSKAFRTAADAIAALDDAQLRDTASLKRRKGIGDSTFAVIQEALAGKVPQYLTDLRALAGEERTSTLRPLLRGDLHAHSEWSDGLTSIDLMVAAANDLGHEYFALTDHSPRLRVANGLSAERLREQLGVVRSLPSGTTTVLTGIEVDILDDGGLDQEADLLRELDVVVASVHSHLRMERGPMTRRMVAAVSSGRVDVLGHVTGRLVEGSRGTRPPSEFDARAVFDACAEHGVAVEINSRPERQDPPDDLIAIALDTGCLFSIDSDAHAPGQLSLLDYGAERAERAGVPAERIVTTWPLDRLRKWTGARR from the coding sequence ATGAACCCGCACGAAGCGCTGACCGAGATCGCGCGACTTCTCGAGCGGGAGCGGTCGTCGCGGTACAAGTCCAAGGCCTTCCGCACCGCCGCGGATGCGATCGCCGCCCTCGACGACGCTCAGCTGCGCGACACCGCCTCTCTGAAGCGGCGGAAAGGCATCGGCGACTCGACCTTCGCGGTCATCCAGGAAGCCCTCGCGGGAAAGGTGCCGCAGTATCTGACGGATCTGCGGGCGCTGGCCGGCGAGGAGCGGACCTCGACCCTGCGCCCCCTTCTGCGAGGAGACCTGCACGCCCACAGCGAATGGTCGGACGGCCTCACCTCCATCGACCTCATGGTCGCCGCCGCGAACGATCTCGGACACGAGTACTTCGCCCTGACCGACCACTCCCCGCGCCTGCGCGTGGCGAACGGGCTCTCGGCCGAGCGGCTGCGCGAACAGCTGGGAGTCGTCCGCTCGCTCCCGTCCGGGACCACGACCGTCCTCACCGGCATCGAGGTCGACATCCTCGACGACGGGGGACTGGATCAGGAGGCCGACCTCCTCCGCGAGCTCGACGTGGTCGTCGCATCCGTGCATTCCCATCTGCGCATGGAGCGCGGGCCGATGACGCGGCGCATGGTCGCCGCGGTCTCCAGCGGCCGCGTGGACGTGCTCGGACACGTCACCGGGCGGTTGGTCGAGGGATCGCGCGGGACGCGTCCGCCTTCCGAGTTCGACGCGCGCGCGGTGTTCGACGCGTGCGCCGAGCACGGGGTCGCTGTCGAGATCAACTCCCGCCCCGAACGACAGGACCCGCCCGACGACCTCATCGCGATCGCCCTCGACACCGGCTGCCTGTTCTCCATCGACTCCGACGCCCACGCGCCGGGACAGCTGTCGCTGCTGGACTACGGCGCCGAGCGCGCCGAGCGAGCCGGCGTTCCCGCGGAACGGATCGTCACGACCTGGCCGCTCGACAGGCTCCGGAAGTGGACGGGCGCACGGCGGTGA
- a CDS encoding cytochrome c oxidase subunit 3 has protein sequence MGSVTTTPATYSQAMRSVKRPDPVAVGTIVWLGSEVMFFAGLFAIYFTLRSTSPELWAERTELLNVPYATVNTIILVLSSVTCQMGVFAAERAQPYTVKSNRFWNRWGMVEWFWLTFALGAIFVSGQVWEYAQLVYEGMSIDADSYASAFYLTTGFHALHVTGGLIAFLLVIGRAYAVRNFGRKEETSAIVVSYYWHFVDVVWIALFLVIYFLK, from the coding sequence ATGGGGAGCGTGACGACCACCCCTGCCACCTACTCCCAGGCCATGCGGTCCGTCAAGCGACCCGATCCGGTCGCCGTCGGAACGATCGTATGGCTCGGTTCGGAGGTGATGTTCTTCGCGGGTCTCTTCGCGATCTACTTCACCCTCCGCAGCACCTCTCCCGAGCTCTGGGCCGAGCGCACCGAGCTCCTGAACGTGCCGTACGCGACCGTCAACACGATCATCCTGGTGCTGTCGTCGGTGACCTGCCAGATGGGTGTGTTCGCCGCCGAGCGCGCTCAGCCCTACACGGTGAAGTCGAACCGGTTCTGGAACCGCTGGGGAATGGTCGAGTGGTTCTGGCTGACGTTCGCGCTCGGCGCGATCTTCGTCTCGGGTCAGGTGTGGGAGTACGCCCAGCTCGTGTACGAAGGTATGTCGATCGACGCAGACTCGTACGCCTCGGCCTTCTACCTCACGACCGGGTTCCACGCCCTCCACGTGACTGGCGGCCTCATCGCCTTCCTGCTCGTCATCGGACGCGCCTACGCCGTCCGCAACTTCGGGCGGAAGGAAGAGACCTCGGCGATCGTGGTGTCCTACTACTGGCACTTCGTCGACGTCGTGTGGATCGCCCTCTTCCTCGTCATCTACTTCCTCAAGTGA
- a CDS encoding CynX/NimT family MFS transporter, producing the protein MDGRTAVSRSSFPWFVIAGVLTAALSLRGPIVSPTPVLRDIEADLGITGASAGLLTTAPVLMFALLTPLAAVFVRRTGAEMALLVSLSGVLLGTVIRTVPDFGFMLAGMMVIGASITIGNVVIPVIIRRDVAPERVGLVTAAYAATMNVGSLLTSSLTAPLASLIGWPLALLTWSFITVAGIVLWGAHLTRSRRKGPGAERYSGEFAPRREGHDAASGLDIDPATITGPLPVIASRRAERSMMRRPVTWLLVASFGMQSFLYYGLSTWLPAIASDELGVGPDAAGALASIYQGAGIAGAFVVPFLARWTPRLVPPMVICVAWVVLGAGLLAAPELLGLWLAIGAIGHAGGFVVIFSVLVAVARSDSEAAGLSALVQGGGYVVAATGGPVFGLLHDLTGSWTPALLLVLALVGVYSAVLIGASVASMRGGSRGGAKGGRG; encoded by the coding sequence GTGGACGGGCGCACGGCGGTGAGTCGCTCCTCCTTCCCGTGGTTCGTCATCGCCGGCGTGCTCACCGCCGCGCTGAGCCTGCGCGGGCCGATCGTCTCGCCCACGCCGGTGCTTCGTGACATCGAGGCCGACCTCGGCATCACCGGCGCGAGTGCGGGACTCCTCACCACCGCGCCGGTGCTCATGTTCGCGCTGCTGACCCCGCTCGCGGCGGTCTTCGTCCGACGCACGGGTGCGGAGATGGCCCTGCTCGTCTCTCTGTCTGGCGTGCTCCTCGGGACCGTCATCCGCACCGTGCCGGACTTCGGCTTCATGCTCGCCGGAATGATGGTCATCGGAGCATCCATCACCATCGGCAACGTGGTGATTCCGGTGATCATCCGGCGCGACGTGGCGCCTGAGCGGGTTGGGCTCGTCACCGCCGCCTACGCGGCGACCATGAATGTGGGGTCGCTGCTCACCTCGTCGCTGACCGCGCCGCTGGCCTCCCTCATCGGCTGGCCGCTGGCGCTTCTGACGTGGTCCTTCATCACCGTCGCGGGCATCGTCCTGTGGGGTGCTCACCTGACGCGATCTCGTCGTAAGGGGCCGGGCGCGGAGCGCTACTCCGGAGAGTTTGCGCCCCGGCGCGAAGGCCACGACGCGGCATCCGGTCTCGATATCGATCCCGCCACGATCACGGGTCCGCTGCCTGTGATCGCCTCGCGCCGCGCAGAGCGCTCGATGATGCGGCGGCCCGTCACGTGGCTCCTCGTGGCGTCGTTCGGGATGCAGAGCTTCCTCTACTACGGTCTGTCGACGTGGCTGCCGGCCATCGCGTCCGACGAACTCGGCGTCGGGCCCGACGCCGCCGGTGCACTCGCGTCCATCTACCAGGGCGCCGGCATCGCCGGGGCGTTCGTGGTGCCGTTCCTCGCCCGGTGGACGCCACGACTGGTGCCGCCGATGGTGATCTGCGTGGCGTGGGTCGTGCTCGGTGCGGGGCTGCTCGCGGCGCCGGAGCTGCTGGGCCTGTGGCTCGCGATCGGCGCGATCGGGCATGCGGGCGGCTTCGTCGTCATCTTCTCGGTGCTTGTGGCCGTGGCGCGCAGCGACAGCGAGGCTGCAGGCCTGTCGGCTCTCGTACAGGGTGGCGGGTACGTCGTCGCGGCCACCGGCGGCCCGGTATTCGGTCTGCTGCACGACCTCACCGGCAGCTGGACCCCGGCGCTCCTCCTCGTGCTCGCGCTGGTGGGGGTCTACTCGGCGGTGCTGATCGGGGCTAGCGTCGCCTCCATGCGCGGAGGATCGCGAGGCGGGGCGAAGGGCGGGCGAGGATGA
- a CDS encoding acylneuraminate cytidylyltransferase — translation MSDVVAIIPARGGSKGIPRKNLRRVGGIPLIGRAIQAARRCDLVDRVCVSTDDDEIAAVAEEWGAEIIRRPADLSGDTASSESAILHALDDLEAREINVGVVAFLQATSPFIDSEALAGAIRLVQQRRRDSVFSAIETYGFLWRKGTGDCAEAINHRADRRPRRQDREPHYLETGAFYVMRAKGFRTVQHRFFGSIGIAEVPERTAIEIDSFAELEFARALSPLVDVPEPLDVDAVVTDFDGVHTDDTVTVTETGVESVRVSRADGMGVARLRAAHIPFLILSTEQNPVVGARGRKLRVEVLQGVDDKAAALREWADAARIPLSRIAYLGNDVNDIPAMDIVGWPVAVGDADPLVLSAARIVLDRRGGDGAVRELAERVLRARRGPTSVPFLHENRTTP, via the coding sequence ATGAGCGACGTGGTCGCGATCATCCCCGCCCGGGGCGGGTCGAAGGGCATCCCGCGCAAGAATCTGCGACGTGTCGGCGGGATCCCCCTGATCGGGCGAGCCATCCAGGCCGCGCGGCGATGCGACCTCGTCGATCGCGTGTGCGTGTCGACCGACGACGACGAGATCGCCGCGGTCGCCGAGGAATGGGGAGCCGAGATCATCCGGCGTCCCGCCGACCTGTCCGGAGACACGGCGAGTTCGGAATCGGCGATCCTCCACGCCCTCGACGACCTCGAGGCGCGCGAGATCAACGTCGGTGTCGTGGCGTTCTTGCAGGCCACCTCGCCCTTCATCGACAGCGAGGCGCTCGCCGGCGCCATCCGGCTCGTGCAGCAGCGACGTCGGGACTCGGTGTTCTCGGCGATCGAGACCTACGGATTCCTGTGGCGGAAGGGGACTGGCGACTGCGCCGAGGCCATCAACCACCGCGCCGACCGCCGTCCGCGCCGGCAGGACCGCGAACCGCACTACCTCGAGACCGGTGCGTTCTACGTGATGCGCGCCAAGGGCTTCCGAACCGTCCAGCATCGCTTCTTCGGCAGTATCGGGATCGCCGAGGTGCCCGAGCGCACCGCGATCGAGATCGATTCCTTCGCCGAACTCGAATTCGCGCGGGCTCTGTCTCCCCTCGTCGACGTGCCCGAGCCCCTCGACGTCGACGCCGTCGTCACCGACTTCGACGGTGTGCACACCGACGACACCGTCACGGTCACCGAGACCGGGGTCGAGTCGGTGCGCGTCAGCCGGGCCGACGGCATGGGCGTCGCCCGCCTGCGGGCCGCGCACATCCCCTTCCTCATCCTCTCGACGGAGCAGAACCCCGTCGTCGGCGCCCGGGGGCGCAAACTCCGCGTCGAGGTGCTCCAGGGCGTCGACGACAAGGCGGCCGCGCTGCGCGAGTGGGCGGACGCCGCGCGCATCCCGCTCTCGCGCATCGCGTACCTCGGCAATGACGTCAACGACATCCCCGCGATGGACATCGTGGGCTGGCCGGTCGCCGTCGGCGACGCCGATCCCCTCGTCCTCAGCGCTGCGCGGATCGTCCTCGACCGTCGCGGCGGCGACGGCGCCGTCAGAGAACTCGCCGAGCGCGTGCTCCGCGCCCGTCGCGGACCGACGTCCGTCCCCTTCCTCCACGAGAACCGGACCACACCATGA
- a CDS encoding DUF6716 putative glycosyltransferase: MTAEVTGTTRRGPAPRIRIVGIADTDSYVKWTAALVGSAPEHWNRSMRILDTPLAVSADQQRAALATSGLPGGAVARVGLDRLRRSLLDDPPDVVVLGARGPLVRVLARLLADLPARPVIVTGLPGISIPATRKALIYRRGADLFVVHSHRERTEFAALSVRTGIRHRFALATLPFAKAAERARDRRHDADATDVVFATQAVVPRERPDRLRLAEMLRRLALADSSRRVVVKLRAAEGEHQTHVERDSFPDLLRSLGATPENLVVSTEPMQSALDHARGLVTISSTAAIEAIARGIPVLALDTFGVSPALINVVFEGSGVLGGEDDLLAGRFRLPTPQWSRENYLHDGADDDWVADVERLVGLRRQGLLAEPVLHTGRGGRLRLAWERKTVLGPMDRTPAGRLAVVVGVPARAVVRTVQRARRRVQVSRSAGPMSSR; encoded by the coding sequence GTGACAGCCGAGGTGACGGGAACGACGAGAAGGGGGCCTGCCCCGCGGATCCGGATCGTCGGCATCGCCGACACCGACTCGTACGTGAAGTGGACGGCGGCCCTGGTCGGAAGTGCCCCCGAGCACTGGAATCGCTCCATGAGGATCCTCGACACCCCGCTCGCCGTCTCGGCCGACCAGCAGCGGGCGGCCCTCGCGACGAGCGGCCTGCCGGGCGGTGCCGTCGCCCGCGTCGGCCTCGATCGCCTCAGACGGAGCCTCCTCGACGATCCGCCCGACGTCGTGGTGCTCGGTGCGCGCGGACCCCTCGTGCGGGTGCTCGCCCGGCTTCTGGCGGACCTCCCGGCGCGTCCGGTGATCGTGACCGGCCTCCCCGGCATCTCGATCCCGGCCACGCGCAAGGCGCTGATCTACCGGCGGGGGGCGGACCTCTTCGTGGTGCACTCCCATCGCGAGCGGACCGAGTTCGCTGCCCTGTCGGTGCGCACGGGCATCCGGCACCGCTTCGCTCTGGCCACCCTCCCGTTCGCCAAAGCCGCCGAACGGGCGAGAGACCGCCGGCACGACGCGGATGCGACCGACGTCGTCTTCGCCACGCAGGCGGTCGTGCCGCGAGAGCGGCCAGACCGCCTGCGGCTGGCCGAGATGCTCCGACGGCTCGCGCTCGCCGACTCGTCGCGCCGTGTGGTCGTCAAGCTGCGCGCCGCCGAGGGGGAGCACCAGACCCATGTGGAGCGCGACTCCTTCCCCGACCTCCTGCGTTCGCTGGGCGCGACGCCGGAGAATCTCGTCGTGTCGACCGAGCCGATGCAGTCGGCCCTCGATCACGCCCGGGGGCTGGTGACGATCAGCTCGACGGCGGCGATCGAAGCCATCGCGCGCGGCATCCCGGTGCTCGCCCTCGACACCTTCGGCGTGTCGCCCGCCTTGATCAACGTGGTCTTCGAGGGGAGCGGGGTCCTCGGCGGGGAGGATGACCTCCTCGCCGGGCGATTCCGGCTGCCGACCCCGCAGTGGTCGCGGGAGAACTACCTCCACGACGGGGCCGACGACGACTGGGTCGCGGACGTCGAACGACTGGTCGGGCTCCGCCGACAGGGGCTTCTCGCCGAGCCGGTCCTTCACACCGGGCGCGGCGGCCGACTGCGGTTGGCGTGGGAGCGCAAGACGGTGCTCGGACCCATGGACCGCACCCCGGCGGGACGGCTGGCCGTGGTCGTCGGCGTCCCCGCACGGGCCGTCGTCCGCACGGTGCAGCGCGCACGACGCAGGGTTCAGGTGTCGCGCTCGGCAGGACCGATGTCTTCGCGGTGA